The Lycium barbarum isolate Lr01 chromosome 9, ASM1917538v2, whole genome shotgun sequence genome has a segment encoding these proteins:
- the LOC132609825 gene encoding EID1-like F-box protein 3, translating to MSQRRRLESIAEPSDSGIHKEIILRSVFASMEWNVQTLCQMSSVNQKLRAIAKRLLWREMCIYRAPRMIASLMDAAPNGRILGEWDAIAKLLFFCCGCTSTRHFQTGQSSPGHFVKSTRFSKTSGRSFLVKRCRTDLLYVSDPCEHEIKDGCDDLGVFRGVFGGFMKSKTRACLIMRQVELEDGVRCPFCGARVWSMTAARLVPKSAARRLGTVENGLEYFVCVNGHLHGSCWLVPLSSDEDDEKDVDGDDEDNGRVGGFHGNRSAS from the coding sequence ATGAGTCAAAGACGGAGGCTAGAGTCGATCGCCGAGCCATCTGACTCGGGGATTCACAAGGAGATAATTCTCCGTTCGGTTTTTGCTTCCATGGAGTGGAATGTTCAAACTTTATGTCAAATGTCTTCGGTCAATCAAAAGCTTCGAGCAATCGCGAAAAGGCTTTTGTGGAGAGAGATGTGCATATACCGCGCACCGCGTATGATAGCATCGTTAATGGACGCTGCCCCAAATGGTCGTATTCTTGGCGAATGGGATGCTATAGCGAAATTGCTGTTCTTCTGTTGCGGGTGCACTTCGACCCGACATTTCCAAACGGGTCAGTCATCTCCGGGTCACTTTGTAAAATCGACCCGGTTTTCGAAGACTTCGGGTCGGAGCTTTTTAGTGAAGAGATGTAGAACGGATTTGTTATACGTGAGTGATCCGTGTGAGCATGAAATTAAGGATGGGTGTGATGATTTGGGTGTTTTTAGAGGGGTATTTGGGGGATTTATGAAGTCGAAGACGAGGGCGTGTTTAATTATGAGACAAGTGGAGTTAGAAGACGGAGTGAGGTGTCCCTTTTGTGGGGCCCGGGTTTGGAGCATGACAGCTGCTCGGCTTGTGCCCAAGAGCGCGGCACGGAGGCTAGGTACGGTTGAAAATGGGTTGGAGTATTTTGTGTGTGTGAATGGGCATTTACATGGGAGTTGTTGGCTTGTGCCTTTATCgtctgatgaagatgatgaaaaaGACGTTGACGGTGATGATGAAGATAACGGCAGAGTTGGCGGTTTTCATGGGAACCGGAGTGCAAGTTAA